The region TGTTGCTCCTGCAGGGGGATGGTTGACGCGGGATAGAACCATGATGGCCCCCGTTGCCGAAAGCGAGAGCGCGGCAGCCAGAATCCGCGGCCAGAAGATGCCCGGATGAATCCCGAACGGCACGTTCCCTGCACCCGTGCATACGAAAGCGAGATAGCCGCAGATCAGCCCGATGGCGTGCCCCAGGATGGTATTTCGCGGACTGGATGCCTCGGCCAGCGGCGAGAAGAAGAGCAGGTATGCCGTAGGACCAAGCGAAGGAAAGACAAACGGATTATCCGTGAGAAGAGCCAGCAGCGCGAGCAGCCCGATCGTCACAAAGCCATTGACAAAGACGTAGAGGGCTCGCACCAGCCGCGGCGGAAAATGGCGCAGCAGCCATTCCAGGCGCAGCCGCTCTGCCAGCGTCAGAATATGATCGAGGCCGTGGTCCTTATGGGGTGGCGGCGGCAATGCCCGATGTCCTTGCATCAGATGTTCGGAAGGAGATCGAAATACTCGTCATCTTCATTCTTTCCGCCCTCTCCCTTGCCCAGAAGTTTTTCGGATTCAACGAACTCAATTCTTTCGATCCACTTCACCATCTTGTATCCGAGTTGGTTTTCGACCCGCAGCCGGAGCGGTGCGCCATAAAGCTGGTCGAGCCGCTCGCCGTTCATCTGCGAGGCCAGCAGACACTCATTCTTCAGGACGTTTTCAAGGCTCTGCGTGTCGTAGTACGGCCCCCCGTACAGCGCCTCGCCATAAGAATAAAAGGCCACCGTATGAGCCTCCGGGCTTGGGCGCACCAGTTCTACAAGCCTCTTCATCGGCAGCCCGCCCCATTTGGCAATGCCGCTCCAGCCCTGAATGCAATGGTGCATCGTGATGTGCTCCATGACACCAAACTCTTCCAGCTCGGTAAGCGACAGTTCCACCGGATGCTCGACCAGGCCACCCACCTTAAGCCGGAAGTCGCGAAATCCATTCTCCGCCATGCGCTTCCAGTCTTCCCGAACCGGCATCTTGCCATTCGGCCAGAAATAGGGCGAAATATCCTTCTCGTCGTATCGCTGTTCCGGAACCAGCCGGTTCAATGTAAGCAGTTGCATTGGGTAGGTCACTACTTTCAGCGCATGCTGCAACCGTCGCGGATGCCGCCACGAAAGCCAGTGCGCAACGACCCACGACAGAACCACTACGCCGATGCCGCAGAAACCGAGCCACATTCCGAGATGCCCCAGAGTATCCGTGCCCAGCACGATGTGGTTCATATTGCGCGCAAACCCGGTCATCACCACCAGGGTCACATGCACCACCAGAAAGGCAAGGAAGCTCAACATAGTAAGGAAATGGATCGAGCGTGCCGCCTGCCTGCCTCCGAACAGCTTCGCATACCACGGGAAACGGTTCACGACGGCGGGTGACATGGCGATGCCGGTAAGAATGGCCCCGGGGCCAAAGACAAAGACCATGGTAAAGTACGCGATCTGCTGAAGCGCGTTGTATCCGTAAAAGCCATTCGGCTCCGCCGGCATATGAAACGTGGCGTAATGAACCCATGTGTTCCAGGCCTGCGTAAGCACAACAGGAGAGGTGGGAACGATACGCCTCCATTGCTCGGTGCTGAACAGCATTGAGATGAAAAATATCCCGGTGATGATAAAGCCGTGCACATTGATGAAGTGCCACACACGGGCGATGCCGATCGTATGCCGATATCCCGGCGTGCCGATCATCGGCGTCAGATACCGGGCATCGTCCTTTGCGGTCCACACGCGATCGCGCGGAACCTTGATGGGTGTCGTACGGAGCCACTCGCTGCCCGGCGTGCAATTGTCATTGAAGTACAGGCGCGGATGGTCGAACAGGATCGAAAGCCCGCTGCGAATCAGCAGTGTCACGAAGAGGAAGTTGAAGAAGTGGCTCCAGCGCACCCACAACGGAAAACCGTGCGGCCCCGCAAAATCGTTCGGATAGACCTGAGGCACGGCCGGAATCCTGGGCATACCGAACCAGAGAAACTGAATCCAGGCAGCCGCGACCAGGGCGACGATAACTCCACCGGCCCCAATCAGAATCGATGGTCGCACCCATACCCGCAGGCGACGGTCGCCGGGATCATGTACGGCCTTATGCGCTGCATCAAAAGAAATCATGTCGGCCTTTCAGCACTCCCATCAACCTGAAACAGCATAATCACGACTCTGCTTCCTCACAACCTTCGGCATCGACTTTTTACATACGGTGTCCTGGCTCCCGACGCGGTGAAGTCGCATCCTGTCTCTCGGCGGTCACGTTATAAAAGTACAGAGCGGGCGACCAACATGCTATGACATCCGTCACAATGGCATAGGTCAAAAACGGAGGATCACGCTGTGATTCAACTCAAACGAGTCTACGAACCGGATGAACCGTCCAAAGATGGTTCCCGCTTTCTGGTCGAACGGCTCTGGCCACGCGGAATCCGAAAAGAAGCCCTGCATTTCGACGCCTGGGTAAAAGACGCCGCGCCCAGCACGGAGCTGCGGCAGTGGTTCAATCACGATCCGGACAAATGGAAGGAGTTCCAACGGCGCTACTTCGCGGAGCTGGATGCAAAGCCCGAAGCTCTGCAACCGATTCGCAGTGCCGCGCGCAAAGGCACGGTTACGCTCCTGTTCAGCTCTCACGACACGGAGCACAATAACGCCGTTGCGCTAAAGACCTACCTCACCAGACATCACGCACGGTCATAGCCTCGCGCCGGGATCATTGCCGCATCGATCAATGACAGCCGAATCTGCCGCCACGCTGTTCAGGCAAAATCAACGCCGGTCAGCTCGCTGCACCTCTTCCACAACTTTGCAGCCAGCGTCTCGTCAAGGGCATGACGCGCAATCTTCGCCGGTCCGACAGTATCTCCACGTGTCTCGCCAAACTGTTGCGGACCATAGTAGCCGCCGCTCTCTGCCTCCGGAGAAGTCGCAGCGTACAGCGTAGGCAGCGCACCTTCGGCTTCATCGTTCAGAAAGATGCCGATGGCATGTCCAATCGCCACGCGCAGAGTTCTCGCGAGGGCTGAACGCTCCTCCGTGCGAAACAGCGCCGTCTCCGCGATGCCGGGATGCGCGGCCACACTGCGTATGCGCGATCCTCTGGCTAGCAACCGCCGGCCCATCTCCAGCGCAAGCATCAGATTGCCGAGCTTGGACTGTTGATAGGCCCGCATCGGCGAATACGACCGCTCCGACTGCAGATCCTCCAGCTCCAGATGCGTGCGCTTGTGCGCGATCGAGGCGATCGTCACTATGCGCGGCGCCTCGGCGGAGGAGGCCTCAGCCTGCCTGATCGCCGGCCACAATAGCCCCGTCAGGGCGAAGTGTCCCAGCACATTGGTGCCGAACTGCATCTCAAAGCCGTCAGCTGTCAGGGTTCTGCGCGGCACCGCCATCACGCCTGCATTGTTGATCAGCACATGCAGCGGCCGCTGCCGCTCAAGCTCTCGTGCCGCAAACTCCCGCACGGAAGCAAGGGAGGCTAGATCCAGCGCAGCAACCTCGGCCCTCACCCCAGGCGCTTCCTCGCGAATCCGCCCAAGCGCCGCTTCGCCCTTTCGCACATCGCGGCAGGCAAGAATCAGCTCCGCGTCTTTGCGGGCCAGCTTCAGGGCTGCGGCAAAACCGATGCCGCTGTTGGCTCCTGTAATCAGAAACCGTCTGCCAGTCAGTAAAGGGATCTGTTCAGCCTTCCACGGGCTCGTCATAGGGTTGAGCTTTGGACGCACGAAAACGAAGAGAGTCGCAAATTCTCCATCCAATCGATCTCATAGCGCAATCGACAGAAAGTCATCCTCAAAGTTAAGAAGCTCGTCATTCTGAGCCACAGGCGAAGAATCTCTGTATTTCGCCCGCAGCTGAGATGTTCCTCCAGGCAGAACAAATAACCCGCGCCAGGCAGACAGCCCTTAGCTCAAGCCCATTCCACCCGAACAGCACGCTTGCCCAGCCGAAGCACCGGCTTCGGCCCAAGCTGATCGAACGAGATCGTCCGCCCGTTAAACTTCTCGCCGTTGATGCTGACCGCGTTTTCCCCCAGCTTGCGCGTAGCCTCGCCCGTCGAGGCCGCCAGACCTGTCAGCTGCAGCAGCTTCGGCAGGCGCAACTCGCCATCCTCCCCGGCTCCCAGCCCCTCGGCTTCACGCGAAATCTGCACCACCGGAACATCCTCGCTCACGGCGCGCTGCTGGAACTGCGTAGCCCAGCCCTCTGCCGCGGCGTCCGCAGCCGCCTGCGAGTGGAAGTCGCGCGTAATGGTGTGTGCCAGGTTCTTCTTCGCCTGCATCGGGTGCAGCGTTCCCGAAGCAACCTCCGCCTGCATCGCCGCAATCTCCGAACCACGCAGGTCGGTCAGCAGCGTCCAGTACTTCCACATCAGCTCGTCGGAGATCGACATCAGCTTGCCGTACATCTCCGACGGCGGCTCATGGATCCCGATGGCATTGTTCAGGGACTTCGACATCTTCTGCACACCATCCAGACCCTCGAGGATCGGGTTCATCAGGATGATCTGCTGGGGCTGCCCGAAGTGGCGTTGCAGGTCGCGCCCGCGCATCAGGTTGAACTTCTGGTCGGTGCCCCCAAGTTCCACGTCGCATTCAAGCGCAACCGAGTCGTACCCTTGCGCGATCGGATAGATCATCTCGTGCAGCGCAATCGGCTGCTCGGCGTCGAAGCGCTTGTGGAAGTCCTCGCGCTCCAGCATCTGCGAGACGGTAAACTGCGCCAGCAGCCGCACAAGGTCGTAGTAGCTCAGCTTGTCCAGCCACTCCGAGTTGTAGCGGACCTCCGTCTTCTCGGGGTCAAGAATCTTGAAGACCTGTTCCTTATACGTCTCGGCGTTTACCTTGATCTGCTCCGGGGTCAGCGGCTTGCGGGTGACGTTGCGGCCCGTCGGGTCACCGATCAGCGCCGTCGAATCACCGATCAGGAAGATGACCGTGTGGCCAAGCTGCTGAAAGTGGCGAAGCTTGCGGATCAGAACCGTGTGGCCCAGGTGCAGGTCAGGAGCGGTCGGGTCGAAGCCGGCCTTGATCCGCAGGGGCTTCCCCGCGTTAATGGACTGCTGAATGCGCTCCTTGAGGGCATCCATCGGCAGAATCTCCGCAGCCCCTTTGGTGATCAGATCGAGTTGTTCTTCAACGGATGGAAAAGTCGGCATGGTCGTTGTTAAGTATAAAGAGACCACAGCCCTGCAGAGACGCGACCTTCACCCCGCGCCTCTTGCTGAACCTGAAACATGCCGGATCGCAGACCAAAACCCGACCGCGAAACACCGCGAAAAGAACGCCTCTGCAAGACCTGCAGACGGCCCTTTCTCTGGAGCGAAGGCCGTGCTCGAGACTGGGACATCGCGAAGTATTGTCCGCAATGCAGCGGACATCCTGCAGAAGACAGGGCCAGCGAGCTCGAAGCCGCCATCCTCGAACTGTTGGCAGAGCGCGGCCCCGGCAAAAGCATCTGCCCTTCGGAGGCCGCCAAGCTGATCGGCGGCACCGCCTCCAGACACGATTGGGAGTCCCTGATGGAGCCCGCCCGTGCTGCCGCGCGACGTCTGGCAAGGGCCGGCAAATTAGTCATGACGCAAAAAGACAGGCCCGTCGATCCCATCAGCGCAAAGGGCCCGATACGCCTGCGTCTTCCCTGAAAATCTTCACCGGGAAGCCGTCCGCGCACGCTTTTAGGACGTATTCCCATATATCTGGAATCCGATCCGGGCCGCGCGAAGATGCACTGTGGCAGTCGATCCAGAGTACCGGCTTCGGAGCCTTCTCCAGGAAGGTGTCGTGCTGAACGTAACTTCGCGCTGTCTTATCGCGGGAAGCGCAGTCGAAGAATCTGCCTTGAGTTTTGCCGAACAGCTCTGCGGTAATAAATCTGAATTCAAAGCAAAAATACAGTTACACTGGGGCTCTCATTCACGCGGAGGCTCTCCTTTAGAGAGCGGTTCAGGCTGAAGGCTGAGGCGAACAAAAACGCAGATCCACTTCGACTTCACTCAGGGCAGGCTTCCGCGCCGACGCGCTCTGGATGCCCCCCGTGGAAAGCAAATCCACATGTGGAGACACCCTGGAACACCTTTTATACTCGGGGTCATGGACGTCGAGCGCATCCGCAGCTTTCTCCTCGGCCTGCCTCACGTCGCCGAGACGATGCAGTGGGGCGCAAACCTCGTCTTCTGGACAGGGGACAAGGCCATTGGCGGAAAGATGTTCGCACTGGCCAACCTGGAAGCAGACGGTCGCGGTGTCATCTCCTTCTGTGCAGGGCAGGAACGCTACTCGGAGCTACTGGAGCGGGAGGGCGTCTCTCCCGCGCCATACTTTGCAAGGGCGCACTGGGTCGCCGTGGAACGCTGGGACGTCTTCCGTCCCACCGAGTGGAAGGAGGAGCTTACCGCTGCTCACGCCATCGTAGCCGCCCGGCTCCCTCGAAAGACCCGCGACATTCTTGCCCTGCCGTTACGCGAACGAAAGCGCATCATCGCGCAGCGCAGGGCTCTCCTGGCAACGCAGAACAAGGCCTGACGGAAGAGGCCTTCAAAGATTGTGGTTGCTATCGGTGGTCTTCCGGTGCCTTCCATGGATGACCGCGCCGAAATGGTGCCAATGCGCATAGATCAGAAAGACCTCCAGCACGGCCACAAACAGCGCCAGGCCGATTCCCTGCGGATTCATAGTGATGTGGAAGAGCAGAATGACGACAATCATGGGTGCCAGGATCGTCAGTGCTATCCCGATGTATCGGCCCAACAGCAGCAGCACTCCGGCAATGATATAGAGCACTGCGATGAAGGCGAACCAGCCATATTTGAACAGCAGCCCGGCAAACAGGCCTGCGTCACCAGGTGGAGGAGGCATCGGGAAGAAGTGTAGAAAGGTATTCACCCCGAAGGCTGTGAACACCAACCCAAGCAGGATACGGGCAATTAGAACGGCGATCTTCACGAGCAGGTCTCCTTCCGGTGAACTGGGCTACGTGCAGGCGTTCCGTTGAAGTTGCACTATCATAGTGGCTTTCGGTAGCGTCAGCATATGGAAAATGTGACGAAGCCTGGTGTGGCCCTCTCCATGGCCGGCCGCACCGCCCTCATCACCGGCGGTTCCCGTGGGATCGGGGCAGCCACAGTACAGATGTTCTGCCAGTCCGGCGCACAGGTCTTCTTCAACTACCGCAACTCCGAAGCCCAGGCTACCCGGCTCATCGCCGACTGCGGCGGCTCCGATTGTCAGGCCATCCGCCAGGAGCTGGCAACGCCCTCAGACGGCGCCGTGCTGGTCCGCGCAGCCGTGGAGGCGTTCGGGCGCCTCGATTGCCTGGTCGTCAATCACGGCATCTGGCCGCCCCACGACATCCCGATTGAGTCGATGAGCGAGGCCCAGTGGCGCTGCACCCTCAGCGTCAATCTCGACAGCACCTTTGGCCTGGTGCGCGCCGCCGTCAGCCAGATGAAGCGGCAGGAATCGTCTGGCTCAACCCGCGGGCACATCGTACTCGTCGCCTCAACCGCTGCGCAGCGCGGCGAGGCCTTCCATGCAGACTACGCCGCCAGCAAAGGCGCCCTTGTCAGCCTGACCAAGAGCCTCTCCAGCGAGCTGGCCGCCGAAGGCATCTACTGCAACTGCGTCGCTCCCGGCTGGGTCGACACCGAGATGTCCTCCGCTGCCCTCACCCATCCGGAGACGTCCAAAAAGGTGCTGGCCGCCATCCCCCTGGGCCGCCCTGCCAGAGTGGAGGAGATCGCCGGACCGATCCTGTTTCTCTGTACACCCCTTGCGGGGTTTATCTCCGGCGAGGTCTTTAATGTCAACGGTGGAGCCGTGCTGGCCGGATAGTCTTTTCTGGATCTGAATGGAGTGATGATGAAGTCCTTTCTTGCCTTGTTCCTCGTCCTCGCAGGCATCGCGCCTATGCGCCTCGTCGCCCAGGCAAGCGCGATTCCAAGCGCGTCGCCGGTCGAGCCAGCCGGCCAGAACGACGAGCAGCGCGGGAAAGAGCTGCTGGATCAGATGGTTCAGGCTCTGGGAGGCCAGGCATGGTTCTCCCGCAAGGACATACAGGTCTCCGGACGTACGGCCGCCTTCTTTCGCGGTGCCCCGAACGGTACCGTGATCGAATACACCGGGTGGCGCCGCTTCGCCGCCTCCGGGCAGGAACCCGCCGAGCGCATCGGCTTCCTCTCCCCCAAAGGCATGTTCATCCCCGGAAAAAAGATCGATGTCGTCCAGATCTGGACTGCCGGCAAGGGATACGAGATCACTTATAAGGGGCGTACCGAGCTCCCCAAAGATCAGGTCGCGGATTACTACCGCCGCCAGGATCACTCCATCGAGAGCGTCGTCGAGAAGTGGATTAAGGCTCCCGGCGTGATGATCCTGGCCGAAGGGACCACCATGGTCGAGCGCCGTATCGCCGACAAGGTCACCATCTTGAGCGCGAATAACGACGCTGTCACCCTGGAGCTGGACGCCTCCTCGCACCTCCCGCTGCGCCGCACCTTCAAGTGGAGGAACGAGAAGTTCAACGACTTTGACGAGGAGGCAGAGACCTACTCGGACTATCACACCGTCCAGGGCATCCCAACGCCTTATAACATCACCCGGTACCGGAACGGCGACATGGTGAACCAGCGATTCATCACCAAAGTTACCTACGACCAGGCGCTGTCGCCCGACCTGTTCAACCTCGATCTTCTGCTCAAAAAGCCATAACCACCGT is a window of Edaphobacter sp. 12200R-103 DNA encoding:
- the tyrS gene encoding tyrosine--tRNA ligase, with the translated sequence MPTFPSVEEQLDLITKGAAEILPMDALKERIQQSINAGKPLRIKAGFDPTAPDLHLGHTVLIRKLRHFQQLGHTVIFLIGDSTALIGDPTGRNVTRKPLTPEQIKVNAETYKEQVFKILDPEKTEVRYNSEWLDKLSYYDLVRLLAQFTVSQMLEREDFHKRFDAEQPIALHEMIYPIAQGYDSVALECDVELGGTDQKFNLMRGRDLQRHFGQPQQIILMNPILEGLDGVQKMSKSLNNAIGIHEPPSEMYGKLMSISDELMWKYWTLLTDLRGSEIAAMQAEVASGTLHPMQAKKNLAHTITRDFHSQAAADAAAEGWATQFQQRAVSEDVPVVQISREAEGLGAGEDGELRLPKLLQLTGLAASTGEATRKLGENAVSINGEKFNGRTISFDQLGPKPVLRLGKRAVRVEWA
- a CDS encoding molybdopterin-dependent oxidoreductase, with amino-acid sequence MISFDAAHKAVHDPGDRRLRVWVRPSILIGAGGVIVALVAAAWIQFLWFGMPRIPAVPQVYPNDFAGPHGFPLWVRWSHFFNFLFVTLLIRSGLSILFDHPRLYFNDNCTPGSEWLRTTPIKVPRDRVWTAKDDARYLTPMIGTPGYRHTIGIARVWHFINVHGFIITGIFFISMLFSTEQWRRIVPTSPVVLTQAWNTWVHYATFHMPAEPNGFYGYNALQQIAYFTMVFVFGPGAILTGIAMSPAVVNRFPWYAKLFGGRQAARSIHFLTMLSFLAFLVVHVTLVVMTGFARNMNHIVLGTDTLGHLGMWLGFCGIGVVVLSWVVAHWLSWRHPRRLQHALKVVTYPMQLLTLNRLVPEQRYDEKDISPYFWPNGKMPVREDWKRMAENGFRDFRLKVGGLVEHPVELSLTELEEFGVMEHITMHHCIQGWSGIAKWGGLPMKRLVELVRPSPEAHTVAFYSYGEALYGGPYYDTQSLENVLKNECLLASQMNGERLDQLYGAPLRLRVENQLGYKMVKWIERIEFVESEKLLGKGEGGKNEDDEYFDLLPNI
- a CDS encoding DoxX family protein, with product MKIAVLIARILLGLVFTAFGVNTFLHFFPMPPPPGDAGLFAGLLFKYGWFAFIAVLYIIAGVLLLLGRYIGIALTILAPMIVVILLFHITMNPQGIGLALFVAVLEVFLIYAHWHHFGAVIHGRHRKTTDSNHNL
- a CDS encoding MmcQ/YjbR family DNA-binding protein, with the translated sequence MDVERIRSFLLGLPHVAETMQWGANLVFWTGDKAIGGKMFALANLEADGRGVISFCAGQERYSELLEREGVSPAPYFARAHWVAVERWDVFRPTEWKEELTAAHAIVAARLPRKTRDILALPLRERKRIIAQRRALLATQNKA
- a CDS encoding SDR family NAD(P)-dependent oxidoreductase — translated: MENVTKPGVALSMAGRTALITGGSRGIGAATVQMFCQSGAQVFFNYRNSEAQATRLIADCGGSDCQAIRQELATPSDGAVLVRAAVEAFGRLDCLVVNHGIWPPHDIPIESMSEAQWRCTLSVNLDSTFGLVRAAVSQMKRQESSGSTRGHIVLVASTAAQRGEAFHADYAASKGALVSLTKSLSSELAAEGIYCNCVAPGWVDTEMSSAALTHPETSKKVLAAIPLGRPARVEEIAGPILFLCTPLAGFISGEVFNVNGGAVLAG
- a CDS encoding DUF488 domain-containing protein yields the protein MIQLKRVYEPDEPSKDGSRFLVERLWPRGIRKEALHFDAWVKDAAPSTELRQWFNHDPDKWKEFQRRYFAELDAKPEALQPIRSAARKGTVTLLFSSHDTEHNNAVALKTYLTRHHARS
- a CDS encoding HPP family protein is translated as MPPPPHKDHGLDHILTLAERLRLEWLLRHFPPRLVRALYVFVNGFVTIGLLALLALLTDNPFVFPSLGPTAYLLFFSPLAEASSPRNTILGHAIGLICGYLAFVCTGAGNVPFGIHPGIFWPRILAAALSLSATGAIMVLSRVNHPPAGATTLIVSLGIIDKPGELVIIEIAVFLLAAQALLINRLAGLPYPLWNALQTGAGRTGGGEAGRC
- a CDS encoding oxidoreductase is translated as MTSPWKAEQIPLLTGRRFLITGANSGIGFAAALKLARKDAELILACRDVRKGEAALGRIREEAPGVRAEVAALDLASLASVREFAARELERQRPLHVLINNAGVMAVPRRTLTADGFEMQFGTNVLGHFALTGLLWPAIRQAEASSAEAPRIVTIASIAHKRTHLELEDLQSERSYSPMRAYQQSKLGNLMLALEMGRRLLARGSRIRSVAAHPGIAETALFRTEERSALARTLRVAIGHAIGIFLNDEAEGALPTLYAATSPEAESGGYYGPQQFGETRGDTVGPAKIARHALDETLAAKLWKRCSELTGVDFA
- a CDS encoding DUF3253 domain-containing protein, whose product is MPDRRPKPDRETPRKERLCKTCRRPFLWSEGRARDWDIAKYCPQCSGHPAEDRASELEAAILELLAERGPGKSICPSEAAKLIGGTASRHDWESLMEPARAAARRLARAGKLVMTQKDRPVDPISAKGPIRLRLP